Proteins co-encoded in one Colletes latitarsis isolate SP2378_abdomen chromosome 13, iyColLati1, whole genome shotgun sequence genomic window:
- the LOC143349471 gene encoding sialin-like isoform X2 produces MITCRGILWYVVFCGFAINYMLRINLNLTIVAMVMPYPRAAAAAQCNHESVNKTLDSNANFTVAPSIAPPLENITYNDRFNWNEYQQGLALGAYYWLHWMSQLPGGLLARRYGTKLVFGLGNFITAILGFLIPFMTYYHLYALIFLRVLQGLVAGVVWPAMHDMTAKWIPPIERSKFVSSYLGSSVGAAITYPLCAAVSSTLGWDAAFYVTSFLGVIWYCAWLFLVYDSPQEHPRISDEEKKYILDNLGESVEESVDEKPNIPWKSILLSGPVWITITAQWGSGWGFLTLMTQTPSYFNFVHGWNINATGLISGAPHVLRMIFSYYFSMMCDWLLRTKRMSLTNVRKLATFVCTALQGVFILILGYSGCEPILAVIFMMAGTAANGAISASTLPNFVDLSPNYASVLLGFCGMIVIWCGFISPAVVGALTNNNQTIAQWRIVFIIAAANSIVVAVVYMLFGTSQEQPWNKSEKSNIESGPEMQKLTALPVIKYEDAEERTEATEKNGTIENK; encoded by the exons ATGATAACATGTCGGGGTATACTGTGGTACGTTGTATTCTGTGGCTTCGCTATAAACTATATGTTGAGGATCAACTTGAATCTAACAATAGTGGCGATGGTGATGCCCTATCCGAGAGCTGCTGCAGCTGCTCAGTGCAACCATGAAAGTGTAAATAAAACACTCGATAGTAATGCCAATTTTACAGTTGCACCCTCCATTGCACCGCCCCTGGAGAATATTACG TATAACGACCGATTTAATTGGAACGAGTACCAGCAAGGTTTAGCTTTAGGAGCTTATTATTGGTTGCACTGGATGTCTCAACTTCCTGGAGGGCTATTGGCAAGACGTTATGGGACCAAGCTAGTTTTCGGTTTAGGAAACTTTATAACAGCGATTTTGGGCTTTCTCATACCGTTTATGACATATTATCACCTTTATGCTCTTATTTTCTTGCGAGTTCTTCAGGGTCTCGTAGCG GGTGTCGTGTGGCCCGCGATGCACGATATGACAGCAAAATGGATTCCCCCCATCGAGAGGAGCAAATTTGTCAGCTCCTATTTGG GTAGTTCTGTTGGTGCAGCCATAACTTATCCACTCTGTGCAGCTGTCAGTAGCACGCTAGGCTGGGATGCTGCCTTTTATGTAACGTCTTTTCTAGGTGTAATTTG GTACTGTGCCTGGCTATTCCTAGTATACGATTCCCCTCAGGAGCATCCCCGAATATCTgacgaagaaaagaaatatatattAGATAATCTAGGTGAATCCGTCGAGGAATCTGTCGACGAGAAACCTAACATACCTTGGAAATCCATACTGCTGTCGGGTCCAGTTTGGATTACGATCACTGCACAGTGGGGCAGTGGATGGGGGTTCCTCACTTTGATGACTCAAACGCCAAGTTACTTCAATTTCGTTCACGGTTGGAACATCAACGCG ACTGGTCTCATTTCCGGTGCCCCTCACGTACTGAGGATGATTTTCTCCTACTACTTCTCGATGATGTGCGACTGGCTGTTGCGTACGAAGAGAATGAGTTTGACGAACGTTAGAAAACTGGCGACGTTTGTTTGCACGGCTCTGCAAGGCGTGTTCATCCTAATTTTGGGGTACAGTGGCTGCGAACCGATACTCGCTGTGATCTTTATGATGGCAGGAACCGCCGCGAACGGTGCAATTTCCGCTTCCACGTTACCGAACTTCGTAGATCTCAGTCCAAATTATGCTAGCGTTCTTCTTGGCTTCTGTGGAATGATAGTAATATGGTGTGGTTTCATTTCACCAGCCGTCGTTGGAGCTCTAACGAATAACAAT CAAACTATAGCACAGTGGCGTATAGTGTTTATCATAGCTGCTGCCAATTCTATCGTGGTAGCAGTCGTGTATATGCTGTTTGGAACATCGCAGGAACAGCCCTggaacaaatcagaaaaatcaaaTATAGAATCTGGACCAGAAATGCAGAAGTTAACAGCACTGCCAGTTATAAAATACGAAGATGCAGAGGAAAGAACAGAGGCGACAGAAAAGAATGGGACGATAGAAAATAAATAG
- the LOC143349471 gene encoding sialin-like isoform X1 — MSKRKEMITCRGILWYVVFCGFAINYMLRINLNLTIVAMVMPYPRAAAAAQCNHESVNKTLDSNANFTVAPSIAPPLENITYNDRFNWNEYQQGLALGAYYWLHWMSQLPGGLLARRYGTKLVFGLGNFITAILGFLIPFMTYYHLYALIFLRVLQGLVAGVVWPAMHDMTAKWIPPIERSKFVSSYLGSSVGAAITYPLCAAVSSTLGWDAAFYVTSFLGVIWYCAWLFLVYDSPQEHPRISDEEKKYILDNLGESVEESVDEKPNIPWKSILLSGPVWITITAQWGSGWGFLTLMTQTPSYFNFVHGWNINATGLISGAPHVLRMIFSYYFSMMCDWLLRTKRMSLTNVRKLATFVCTALQGVFILILGYSGCEPILAVIFMMAGTAANGAISASTLPNFVDLSPNYASVLLGFCGMIVIWCGFISPAVVGALTNNNQTIAQWRIVFIIAAANSIVVAVVYMLFGTSQEQPWNKSEKSNIESGPEMQKLTALPVIKYEDAEERTEATEKNGTIENK; from the exons ATGAGCAAAA gaAAAGAAATGATAACATGTCGGGGTATACTGTGGTACGTTGTATTCTGTGGCTTCGCTATAAACTATATGTTGAGGATCAACTTGAATCTAACAATAGTGGCGATGGTGATGCCCTATCCGAGAGCTGCTGCAGCTGCTCAGTGCAACCATGAAAGTGTAAATAAAACACTCGATAGTAATGCCAATTTTACAGTTGCACCCTCCATTGCACCGCCCCTGGAGAATATTACG TATAACGACCGATTTAATTGGAACGAGTACCAGCAAGGTTTAGCTTTAGGAGCTTATTATTGGTTGCACTGGATGTCTCAACTTCCTGGAGGGCTATTGGCAAGACGTTATGGGACCAAGCTAGTTTTCGGTTTAGGAAACTTTATAACAGCGATTTTGGGCTTTCTCATACCGTTTATGACATATTATCACCTTTATGCTCTTATTTTCTTGCGAGTTCTTCAGGGTCTCGTAGCG GGTGTCGTGTGGCCCGCGATGCACGATATGACAGCAAAATGGATTCCCCCCATCGAGAGGAGCAAATTTGTCAGCTCCTATTTGG GTAGTTCTGTTGGTGCAGCCATAACTTATCCACTCTGTGCAGCTGTCAGTAGCACGCTAGGCTGGGATGCTGCCTTTTATGTAACGTCTTTTCTAGGTGTAATTTG GTACTGTGCCTGGCTATTCCTAGTATACGATTCCCCTCAGGAGCATCCCCGAATATCTgacgaagaaaagaaatatatattAGATAATCTAGGTGAATCCGTCGAGGAATCTGTCGACGAGAAACCTAACATACCTTGGAAATCCATACTGCTGTCGGGTCCAGTTTGGATTACGATCACTGCACAGTGGGGCAGTGGATGGGGGTTCCTCACTTTGATGACTCAAACGCCAAGTTACTTCAATTTCGTTCACGGTTGGAACATCAACGCG ACTGGTCTCATTTCCGGTGCCCCTCACGTACTGAGGATGATTTTCTCCTACTACTTCTCGATGATGTGCGACTGGCTGTTGCGTACGAAGAGAATGAGTTTGACGAACGTTAGAAAACTGGCGACGTTTGTTTGCACGGCTCTGCAAGGCGTGTTCATCCTAATTTTGGGGTACAGTGGCTGCGAACCGATACTCGCTGTGATCTTTATGATGGCAGGAACCGCCGCGAACGGTGCAATTTCCGCTTCCACGTTACCGAACTTCGTAGATCTCAGTCCAAATTATGCTAGCGTTCTTCTTGGCTTCTGTGGAATGATAGTAATATGGTGTGGTTTCATTTCACCAGCCGTCGTTGGAGCTCTAACGAATAACAAT CAAACTATAGCACAGTGGCGTATAGTGTTTATCATAGCTGCTGCCAATTCTATCGTGGTAGCAGTCGTGTATATGCTGTTTGGAACATCGCAGGAACAGCCCTggaacaaatcagaaaaatcaaaTATAGAATCTGGACCAGAAATGCAGAAGTTAACAGCACTGCCAGTTATAAAATACGAAGATGCAGAGGAAAGAACAGAGGCGACAGAAAAGAATGGGACGATAGAAAATAAATAG